Proteins co-encoded in one Chrysiogenia bacterium genomic window:
- a CDS encoding FAD-dependent oxidoreductase: MSKNTLEFDIVVCGAGTAGAGAAYQLARAGKRVALVDRLPFSKAGARWINAVAPWQFERAGIDLPKAPETIHEGAPAIMESPGTHARIRIDNAKLWEIDMRKLARRLQKLALAAGATGFEKAEIGALELQGGRPCALSIKTKGKDGEESLRLQAALFVDATGFGGVLRGQVPDLARHCPSVPKEHTCTAAQYVLTIADKEGALAFLEREHLPRGETLTRLGVDGGFSTHNVFVDRELHHVSLLMGTIADGTHATGPEMISRWRKENPWAGKVEFGGAGLIPIRRPYDRIAAPGIALIGNSACQVFPAHGSGIGVGLIAGKIMAETLGAAADPGSLEATWAYQCAAQREIGATLAVSDVFRRASQDFDHATVDAMIDGGFITPSTGEAALTQRTATPDAGELLTLARGAIRYPGLLAKLIPVGMRGALVSALYARYPETPDLKKLERWSRRVARVFGERADLA; this comes from the coding sequence ATGAGCAAGAACACCCTCGAATTCGACATCGTGGTCTGCGGCGCCGGCACTGCCGGCGCCGGGGCCGCCTATCAACTCGCCCGCGCCGGAAAGCGCGTCGCGCTCGTCGACCGCCTTCCCTTCTCCAAAGCCGGCGCCCGCTGGATCAACGCGGTCGCCCCCTGGCAGTTCGAGCGCGCGGGCATCGATCTGCCCAAAGCACCCGAAACCATCCACGAGGGCGCCCCGGCCATCATGGAGAGCCCGGGGACCCACGCGCGCATCCGCATCGACAACGCCAAGCTCTGGGAAATCGACATGCGAAAGCTCGCCCGGCGCCTGCAAAAGCTCGCGCTGGCGGCCGGCGCCACCGGTTTTGAAAAAGCCGAGATCGGCGCACTCGAACTGCAGGGCGGGCGCCCTTGCGCGCTGTCCATCAAGACGAAGGGCAAGGACGGCGAAGAGAGCCTGCGACTGCAGGCCGCGCTCTTCGTTGACGCCACGGGCTTTGGCGGCGTGCTTCGGGGACAGGTCCCCGATCTTGCACGCCACTGCCCGAGCGTTCCCAAAGAGCACACTTGCACGGCAGCGCAATACGTCCTCACCATCGCCGACAAGGAAGGCGCGCTCGCATTTCTCGAGCGCGAGCACCTGCCGCGCGGCGAGACGCTCACGCGCCTTGGCGTGGACGGCGGATTCTCCACCCACAACGTCTTCGTCGACCGCGAGCTCCATCACGTCTCGCTGCTCATGGGAACCATCGCCGACGGCACCCACGCCACCGGGCCGGAAATGATCTCGCGCTGGCGCAAGGAAAACCCCTGGGCGGGCAAGGTCGAATTCGGCGGCGCGGGGCTCATCCCCATCCGCCGCCCCTACGACCGGATCGCCGCGCCGGGCATTGCGCTCATCGGCAACAGCGCCTGCCAGGTGTTTCCAGCCCATGGCAGCGGCATCGGCGTGGGGCTCATTGCCGGAAAGATCATGGCCGAGACCCTGGGCGCCGCCGCCGATCCCGGATCGCTGGAGGCCACGTGGGCCTACCAGTGCGCGGCCCAGCGCGAGATCGGCGCGACGCTCGCCGTCTCGGACGTCTTCCGCCGCGCCAGCCAGGACTTCGACCACGCCACGGTGGACGCCATGATCGACGGCGGTTTCATCACCCCCAGCACCGGCGAGGCCGCGCTGACCCAGCGCACCGCCACTCCCGATGCCGGCGAGCTGCTCACGCTCGCTCGCGGGGCGATCCGCTATCCCGGGCTGCTGGCAAAGCTCATCCCCGTGGGCATGCGCGGCGCGCTGGTGAGCGCTCTCTACGCGCGCTATCCCGAAACGCCTGATCTGAAAAAACTCGAGCGCTGGTCGCGCCGCGTGGCCCGCGTCTTCGGCGAACGCGCCG